From the genome of Ananas comosus cultivar F153 linkage group 16, ASM154086v1, whole genome shotgun sequence, one region includes:
- the LOC109722376 gene encoding MACPF domain-containing protein NSL1-like — protein sequence MRPGDRGLMTPQEAAERAIAAVGCGFDLCTDFRLSYVKPGRLIDLAGDASARRDLALPGGALVAGVPAAIKCDSGELTRFCSDVVSFHQMAERFNLSLALSGKVPSGIFNSMFGFRGCWRKDAASTKSLCLDGLFVKLYSVEIARSDIVLPERVKKDIPTSWDPAALAEFVEKYGTHVIAGIKMGGKDVIYIKQHQDSVLQQCEVQNLLKRLANETFAGDSTGNFMPGAGELQRKLNDGKLLDGNRSSATLKSVRSSIVSRSKNDDIVSIHVRRGGLNTGQSHKDWISTIQQFPDVISMWFVPITSLLNGVQGIGFISHAMNLYLRHKPPIEELHQFLEFQLPRQWAPAFSELPLGPLHKKHSLPFLQCTFMGPKLHVNMVQVDSGNRPVTGMRLYLEGNKNNRLAIHLQHLSTLPNTFQLYDDITSADEFNLNQQRAYFEPIKWTLLSHVCTAPVQYSGACFDESAAIVTKAWLEVREIGVRKVLFLRLGFSSIASMRIRRSEWDGPFSNSHKSGSISALFSERFSTVGQVPPQPPPEVEVNSAIFPKGPPVPFRVPRMSRFVDTREMMRGPDDLPGYWVVTGGKLCVENGKISLKVKYSLLVAVLDEDDL from the exons ATGCGGCCGGGCGATCGGGGGCTGATGACGCCgcaggaggcggcggagcgcgccatcgccgccgtGGGCTGCGGCTTCGACCTATGCACCGACTTCCGCCTCTCCTACGTCAAGCCCGGGCGCCTCATCGACCTCGCCGGCGACGCCTCCGCCCGCCGCGACCTCGCCCTCCCGGGCGGGGCCCTCGTCGCCGGCGTCCCCGCCGCGATCAAGTGCGACTCCGGCGAGCTCACCCGCTTCTGCTCCGACGTCGTCTCCTTCCACCAG ATGGCGGAGCGGTTCAATCTCTCGCTCGCTTTGTCGGGGAAGGTGCCCTCGGGGATCTTCAATTCTATGTTCGGGTTCCGAGGGTGTTGGCGGAAGGACGCGGCGTCGACGAAGAGCCTCTGCTTGGACGGATTGTTTGTTAAGCTGTACAGTGTTGAGATCGCGAGGTCGGATATTGTGTTACCGGAGCGAGTTAAGAAGGACATTCCGACCTCGTGGGATCCCGCCGCGCTAGCGGA GTTTGTTGAAAAGTATGGCACTCATGTAATTGCTGGAATAAAGATGGGTGGGAAGGATGTAATCTATATTAAGCAGCATCAGGACTCTGTTCTTCAGCAATGTGAGGTGCAGAACCTTTTGAAAAGGTTAGCTAATGAAACGTTTGCAGGAGATTCCACTGGAAATTTCATGCCAGGTGCTGGTGAGTTACAGAGAAAACTAAAT GATGGCAAGCTCCTTGATGGAAATCGAAGTTCAGCGACTCTGAAGTCTGTCAGATCATCAATCGTCTCTCGCTCAAAGAACGAT GATATAGTCAGCATTCATGTCAGAAGAGGAGGTCTTAATACAGGTCAAAGCCATAAGGATTGGATTTCAACCATACAGCAGTTTCCTGATGTGATATCAATGTGGTTTGTTCCTATAACATCTCTCTTAAATGGTGTTCAAGGCATTGGGTTCATTAGTCATGCAATGAATCTATATCTTCGGC ATAAGCCACCAATAGAAGAACTTCATCAATTTTTAGAGTTCCAATTACCACGTCAGTGGGCTCCAGCATTTTCTGAGCTACCTCTTGGTCCACTGCATAAGAAGCATAGCTTGCCATTCCTCCAGTGTACCTTTATGGGCCCTAAGCTACATGTCAACATGGTCCAG GTCGATTCTGGAAACAGACCGGTGACTGGGATGCGCCTCTACTTGGAAGGCAACAAAAACAACCGCTTGGCTATTCACCTGCAACACCTCTCAACCCTCCCCAATACTTTCCAACTGTATGATGATATCACCTCTGCGGACGAGTTTAACCTAAACCAACAACGAGCCTACTTTGAGCCCATCAAGTGGACCCTGCTCTCCCATGTGTGCACGGCCCCCGTTCAGTATAGTGGGGCGTGCTTCGATGAATCCGCTGCTATAGTGACGAAGGCCTGGCTGGAGGTGAGAGAGATCGGCGTGAGGAAGGTGCTCTTCCTTCGGCTCGGCTTCTCCAGCATCGCATCAATGAGGATCCGACGGTCCGAGTGGGACGGGCCCTTCAGCAATTCTCATAAATCGGGCTCGATCTCAGCCCTATTTAGTGAGCGGTTCAGCACGGTGGGCCAGGTGCCCCCGCAGCCTCCCCCAGAGGTGGAGGTGAACTCCGCCATCTTTCCTAAAGGGCCCCCCGTGCCGTTTAGGGTTCCGAGGATGTCGAGATTTGTTGACACCCGGGAAATGATGAGGGGGCCGGACGACCTGCCGGGATATTGGGTGGTAACCGGCGGCAAGTTGTGCGTCGAAAATGGCAAGATCTCCCTGAAGGTCAAGTACTCTTTGTTGGTGGCAGTGCTCGATGAAGATGATCTCTGA